From the Astyanax mexicanus isolate ESR-SI-001 chromosome 9, AstMex3_surface, whole genome shotgun sequence genome, one window contains:
- the LOC111195214 gene encoding uncharacterized protein LOC111195214, which yields MKYIYRFSQGLRLRQIDMISDDIAGSSTTLSKMARCIRRVCICAMERQRRKNRQCLGGRKEFVVIDESCFRHQRKYARGRFGNTWRRKKWVFGMMGVKDKRRRVVLKLVEKRSRRHLVPLIRQHVKAGSSIISDEWRAYRVVLRNFGYKHYTTNHSRWFVDPRSGSHTQHIERAWGIIKGHIRRLRGNRTETLLKEHLMVLEWSSWLGSRNPDGPLGRLFKDIQKAFPV from the exons ATGAAGTATATTTACAG ATTCTCACAAGGACTGAGGCTCAGGCAGATTGATATGATCAGTGATGACATTGCTGGCAGCTCTACAACTTTGTCTAAAATGGCAAGATGCATTCGAAGGGTCTGCATTTGTGCAATGGAAAGACAAAGAAGAAAGAACAGGCAGTGTCTTGGTGGTCGAAAAGAATTTGTTGTGATAGATGAGAGCTGCTTCCGTCATCAGCGAAAG tatgcGCGGGGCCGGTTTGGAAATacctggaggaggaagaaatggGTCTTTGGAATGATGGGAGTCAAAGACAAAAGACGGAGAGTAGTGTTGAAACTAGTGGAGAAACGATCAAGACGGCATCTTGTCCCTCTGATCAGACAGCATGTTAAGGCAGGAAGTAGCATAATCAGTGATGAGTGGAGGGCATACAGGGTTGTGTTGAGAAACTTTGGGTACAAACACTATACTACAAACCATAGCAGGTGGTTTGTGGATCCTCGGTCCGGTAGCCACACACAACATATTGAAAGAGCTTGGGGGATCATCAAAGGACATATCCGTAGACTGAGAGGAAATCGTACAGAGACTTTGTTGAAGGAGCACCTCATGGTACTTGAATGGTCATCCTGGCTTGGTTCTCGTAACCCTGATGGGCCACTTGGACGCCTGTTCAAGGATATTCAAAAAGCCTTTCCAGTATGA